One segment of Ktedonobacteraceae bacterium DNA contains the following:
- a CDS encoding GTP-binding protein: MAKKKFERTKPHVNVGTIGHIDHGKTTLTAAITKVLAKANAANKYIAFDQIDKAPEERERGITIAIAHVEYETEKRHYAHVDCPGHADYIKN; the protein is encoded by the coding sequence ATGGCAAAGAAGAAATTTGAGCGAACGAAACCGCATGTGAACGTGGGCACCATCGGCCATATCGACCATGGCAAGACGACCTTGACGGCGGCGATCACCAAAGTGCTGGCCAAAGCCAACGCCGCCAACAAGTACATCGCTTTCGACCAGATCGACAAAGCGCCCGAGGAGCGCGAGCGCGGCATCACGATTGCCATTGCCCACGTCGAATATGAGACCGAGAAACGCCACTACGCGCACGTGGACTGCCCAGGACATGCCGACTACATCAAGAAC